A region from the Halarsenatibacter silvermanii genome encodes:
- a CDS encoding ABC transporter permease: protein MQRLKQQLKEIKEYPSAMVGLALILLLILISIAVVIFIPYEEAVLLWRGGDVWQETPRRARPIYYDWFSAEDIPRTDTIDTRENPEFKSREDIEGAAEFMIEIPYDYQYDGFPSELSLFFTADYEETRPHVNVAWETPDGRSYKTDSFSIGDEYNFRLSSAGELEEKFDYSPRLGLFLDREADTPEPLKGEYTLRISGYLFEEEAEIEAKMVSYGQVHGLFGTDHRRRELKIGLLWGLPVALVFGAAIAVGANVSTLLVAAVATWFRSWPDWICQRLTQVNLVISNLVLLILVGMLYSRSLWVMGGILILKGVFSSYYFTYRSMFLSIKEEPYIEAGLSYGSSQKRLIFLYMVPKVIPFLIPQFITAIPTYVFLEATLAMLGLGDPVLPTLGKVLNDAFSEGALYLGEYYWVLQPAALLMIIGLSFALTGFALDRIMNPRLREE, encoded by the coding sequence ATGCAGAGATTGAAACAGCAGCTAAAAGAGATTAAAGAATATCCCTCCGCTATGGTCGGGCTGGCACTGATTTTATTATTGATTCTGATATCTATTGCTGTGGTTATTTTTATTCCCTATGAAGAGGCTGTCCTCCTCTGGAGGGGAGGAGATGTCTGGCAGGAAACACCGCGGCGGGCGAGGCCAATATATTATGACTGGTTTTCAGCGGAGGATATTCCCCGAACCGATACAATCGATACCAGAGAAAATCCCGAGTTCAAAAGCAGGGAAGATATCGAGGGTGCAGCGGAGTTCATGATAGAAATACCTTATGATTATCAATATGATGGCTTCCCGAGCGAGTTGAGTCTCTTTTTTACAGCCGATTATGAAGAAACCCGACCGCACGTAAATGTAGCCTGGGAAACACCGGACGGCCGCAGTTATAAAACCGACAGTTTTTCTATCGGAGATGAATACAATTTCAGACTCAGCAGCGCTGGTGAACTGGAGGAAAAATTCGATTATTCGCCCCGCCTCGGACTCTTTCTGGACCGGGAAGCAGATACTCCGGAGCCGCTCAAAGGTGAGTATACTCTGAGAATCAGTGGTTATCTCTTCGAAGAGGAGGCGGAGATAGAAGCGAAAATGGTATCTTATGGTCAGGTGCATGGGTTATTTGGAACCGATCATCGCAGGCGCGAGCTGAAGATAGGGCTGCTCTGGGGGCTGCCTGTGGCGCTGGTCTTTGGAGCGGCGATAGCTGTAGGTGCCAATGTATCAACTCTGCTGGTGGCTGCTGTGGCGACCTGGTTTAGAAGCTGGCCTGACTGGATCTGTCAGAGATTAACCCAGGTCAATCTCGTAATTTCTAATCTTGTCTTATTGATTCTGGTGGGTATGCTATATTCCCGCAGCCTATGGGTAATGGGCGGCATATTGATTTTAAAAGGTGTGTTTAGCTCCTATTATTTCACCTATCGCTCCATGTTTCTTTCAATCAAAGAAGAACCCTATATTGAGGCAGGTTTATCCTATGGCTCCAGTCAGAAAAGGCTGATATTTTTATATATGGTTCCCAAAGTTATACCTTTTTTGATCCCTCAATTTATAACGGCTATTCCCACCTATGTATTTCTGGAAGCCACTCTGGCCATGCTGGGATTGGGAGATCCGGTCCTGCCCACACTGGGCAAAGTGCTCAACGATGCCTTTAGCGAAGGAGCTCTCTATCTCGGGGAGTATTACTGGGTTTTACAGCCTGCGGCCCTGTTGATGATTATCGGTTTGAGTTTTGCACTGACCGGTTTTGCTCTGGACAGAATTATGAATCCCAGATTGAGGGAGGAATAG
- the amrS gene encoding AmmeMemoRadiSam system radical SAM enzyme: protein MKEKDNVSDGISGCAYKEAENEACYYEMLAENRVRCQLCFRECLIEEGSRGFCRTRENRSGKLICANYNRPAVINTDPVEKEPLYHFKPGSGMISVGCIGCNFHCSFCHNWHLSQKDPVRVQEVTRIRPGDLVEKVREEGLEIISFTYNEPIINYEYLIDTAGLAQKQNIKTIVHTNGAIKKPPLRQLLKYIDGLIVDFKGFSEKAYSDCARGKLRPVQETVRNVIEAEDEIWMEIIYLVIPEINDSLEEVKDMAAWLVENSGQEVPLHLNRAMPAYQQENLEPVSVDRLEKMRETVLDIGLNYVYIGNVSGHDANSTFCPGCDNLLISRRQHQIFEKRLADGNCSECGREIEGCW from the coding sequence ATGAAAGAAAAAGATAATGTGTCTGACGGCATATCCGGATGTGCTTATAAAGAGGCGGAAAATGAGGCCTGTTATTATGAAATGCTGGCTGAGAACAGGGTGCGCTGTCAGCTTTGTTTTAGAGAATGTTTAATTGAAGAGGGCAGCAGAGGATTTTGCCGTACCCGCGAAAACAGGAGCGGCAAATTGATCTGTGCCAACTACAATCGGCCGGCTGTTATCAATACCGATCCCGTAGAAAAAGAACCCCTGTATCATTTTAAACCGGGATCCGGGATGATTTCTGTGGGCTGTATAGGATGTAATTTTCACTGTTCATTCTGTCATAACTGGCATCTTTCCCAGAAAGATCCTGTCAGAGTTCAGGAGGTTACCAGAATTCGGCCCGGTGATCTGGTGGAAAAGGTCAGAGAAGAAGGTCTGGAGATCATATCTTTCACATATAATGAACCGATCATAAACTATGAGTATCTAATAGACACCGCTGGCCTGGCTCAAAAGCAAAATATCAAAACTATCGTTCATACCAACGGAGCAATAAAAAAGCCCCCTCTCAGACAGCTTTTGAAATATATTGATGGTCTAATTGTCGATTTTAAAGGTTTCAGCGAAAAAGCTTACAGCGATTGTGCCCGGGGAAAGCTCAGGCCAGTGCAGGAAACTGTCAGGAATGTTATAGAAGCAGAAGATGAGATCTGGATGGAAATAATTTATCTGGTCATACCCGAAATTAATGACAGTTTGGAAGAAGTAAAAGATATGGCCGCCTGGCTGGTTGAAAACTCCGGACAGGAGGTGCCGCTGCATCTAAACAGGGCCATGCCGGCCTATCAGCAAGAAAATTTGGAACCGGTTTCTGTGGACAGGCTGGAAAAAATGAGAGAGACGGTCCTGGATATAGGCCTTAATTACGTTTATATAGGAAATGTATCTGGTCATGATGCTAATTCAACTTTTTGCCCCGGCTGTGATAACCTGCTTATCAGCCGACGCCAGCATCAGATTTTTGAAAAAAGACTTGCAGATGGAAACTGTTCTGAATGTGGAAGGGAAATCGAAGGCTGCTGGTAA
- the purH gene encoding bifunctional phosphoribosylaminoimidazolecarboxamide formyltransferase/IMP cyclohydrolase, with protein MTEISRALVSVWDKSGLAELAGALTENDVELIATGGTADHLEEEGFQVTRVVEYTGSPELLSGRVKTLHPRLFAGILARREEEEDMKDLQDENIAPIDLVVCNLYPFFEQIESDPTDTAQAAEMIDIGGISLIRAAAKNYQDVTVLPEPSCYQRFIDELEKGGPDESLRKDMAQKAFQISTHYDAGISRDFPAWSNEDDEMSDFVFISGKKQKDLRYGENPHQEAALFASGRKEDFARGANLLNAEQLNGQELSYNNMKDAAAALSVIQEFPERAAAAIIKHTNPCGLAAASSSVVAFRRAYAGDPQSAYGGIAGINRQITESVAREMSGGRKFLEVVVAPEFTAGAVEILSDRWEDIRLLELEEFAEKGPDLDISIIPGGFLVQEKDEKRLDADDLEVVVGEDLDEEEIDELLFSWRAVKHVKSNAIVLARDDAVVGVGAGQMSRIDALHMAGRKASGRQRGGVLASDAFFPFPDAVQEADELGIKTIIQPGGSVRDEEIKKACKKAGIRMVFTGTRHFLH; from the coding sequence TTGACTGAAATTAGCAGAGCATTGGTGAGTGTCTGGGATAAGAGCGGGCTGGCTGAATTGGCTGGTGCGCTGACTGAGAATGATGTAGAATTGATCGCTACTGGAGGGACTGCAGATCATCTGGAAGAGGAAGGATTTCAGGTGACCCGGGTTGTGGAATATACCGGCAGTCCCGAACTGCTCTCCGGGCGGGTTAAAACACTGCACCCCCGGCTTTTTGCTGGAATTTTAGCTCGCAGAGAAGAAGAGGAGGATATGAAAGACCTGCAGGATGAGAACATAGCTCCCATAGACCTTGTCGTATGTAATCTCTATCCTTTTTTCGAACAGATCGAATCCGACCCCACAGATACCGCTCAGGCAGCCGAGATGATCGATATTGGCGGTATAAGTTTAATCCGGGCGGCTGCTAAAAATTATCAGGATGTTACAGTTTTACCGGAACCCTCCTGTTATCAGAGATTTATAGACGAGCTTGAAAAAGGGGGGCCAGACGAGTCTCTGCGAAAGGACATGGCTCAAAAAGCTTTTCAAATATCCACTCATTATGATGCCGGCATATCCAGGGATTTTCCCGCCTGGTCTAATGAAGATGATGAGATGTCTGATTTTGTTTTTATCTCCGGAAAAAAACAAAAAGACCTCAGATACGGTGAAAATCCCCATCAGGAGGCTGCTCTTTTTGCTTCCGGTCGGAAAGAAGATTTTGCTCGAGGGGCAAATCTGCTCAATGCCGAACAGCTCAACGGGCAGGAGTTGTCTTATAATAATATGAAGGATGCAGCCGCTGCTCTGTCAGTGATTCAGGAGTTTCCGGAGAGGGCTGCTGCTGCGATTATCAAACACACAAATCCCTGCGGGCTGGCAGCAGCCAGCTCATCTGTGGTGGCTTTCAGGAGAGCATATGCTGGAGATCCTCAATCGGCCTATGGGGGTATAGCAGGTATCAACAGACAGATCACTGAATCTGTGGCCCGGGAGATGTCCGGAGGCAGAAAATTTTTGGAAGTGGTTGTAGCTCCGGAGTTTACCGCCGGAGCGGTGGAAATTCTCAGTGATCGCTGGGAGGATATCCGTCTGCTGGAGCTGGAAGAATTTGCTGAAAAAGGTCCTGATCTTGACATCTCCATTATACCCGGGGGATTTTTGGTTCAGGAAAAGGATGAAAAACGATTAGACGCGGATGATCTCGAGGTTGTGGTGGGAGAAGATCTCGATGAGGAAGAAATCGATGAGTTATTGTTTTCCTGGAGAGCAGTCAAGCACGTCAAATCGAACGCGATTGTTCTGGCCCGGGATGATGCCGTTGTAGGTGTTGGAGCAGGACAGATGAGCCGCATAGATGCACTTCATATGGCCGGCAGAAAAGCTTCCGGCAGACAGCGAGGGGGAGTGCTGGCCTCGGATGCTTTCTTTCCTTTTCCCGATGCGGTTCAGGAGGCCGATGAACTGGGCATTAAAACTATAATTCAGCCCGGAGGCTCGGTAAGGGATGAAGAAATTAAAAAAGCCTGCAAAAAAGCCGGCATCAGGATGGTCTTCACCGGAACCAGACATTTTCTGCATTGA
- a CDS encoding ABC transporter permease has product MKEESQKAGSEISRIGRYLLLRLAILLVTAVVGVYILILVANMGGAVDDIREAQIREQVGQQMRAMSDEMADWSAERRREFEEQLVERERQRLGLDEPFIIRSFYYLRDAVTLDLGRAEQLTSDAGSRRVRLIILERLPPTLLLMGSSFLLLFFSSIFISLILSRKYGSLVDRILIVLAPTSAAPSWFYGIFLILIFAAVLGVLPYGGMVDAPPPQKTGAYVLSVLRHLILPVMASVMSMFFISIYQYRTFFLIYSQEDYVQIGKAKGLPDRELERKYILRPTIPPILTNFMMAVIGLFMGNVLLEQVFNWPGLGRMIYEAIGLFDVPVVVGAMVIYAYLLALTLFLLDILYAVLDPRVRVGSESGGIG; this is encoded by the coding sequence GTGAAGGAGGAATCGCAAAAAGCCGGGAGCGAAATTTCCCGGATTGGCAGATATCTCCTGCTGCGCCTTGCGATTCTGCTGGTGACAGCAGTGGTGGGAGTATATATTTTGATCCTGGTTGCCAATATGGGAGGGGCAGTTGATGATATTCGCGAGGCTCAGATAAGAGAACAGGTCGGCCAGCAGATGCGTGCTATGTCCGATGAAATGGCTGACTGGTCAGCCGAACGCAGGAGAGAATTTGAGGAGCAGCTGGTAGAACGGGAAAGGCAGCGGTTGGGGCTGGATGAACCATTCATTATAAGGAGTTTTTATTACCTCAGAGACGCTGTCACTCTGGATCTGGGCAGAGCTGAGCAGCTGACCAGCGATGCCGGCTCACGCAGAGTGAGATTGATAATACTGGAAAGACTTCCTCCCACCCTGCTTTTAATGGGATCGTCTTTTCTTTTGTTATTTTTCTCATCAATATTCATTTCTCTGATTTTGTCCAGAAAATACGGCAGCCTGGTCGACAGGATTCTAATAGTTCTGGCCCCGACTTCGGCAGCCCCCAGCTGGTTTTACGGGATTTTTCTTATCCTGATCTTTGCAGCAGTTCTTGGGGTTTTGCCCTACGGAGGCATGGTAGATGCACCGCCGCCTCAAAAAACGGGGGCTTATGTGCTGAGCGTGCTGCGCCATCTGATCCTTCCGGTAATGGCCAGTGTGATGTCGATGTTTTTTATCAGCATCTATCAATATCGCACCTTTTTTCTTATTTATTCGCAGGAGGATTATGTGCAGATAGGCAAAGCTAAAGGTCTTCCCGACCGCGAGCTGGAGAGAAAATATATCCTTCGACCTACTATACCTCCTATCCTAACAAACTTCATGATGGCCGTGATCGGTCTATTCATGGGTAATGTTCTGCTGGAGCAGGTATTTAATTGGCCGGGGTTGGGCAGGATGATTTATGAAGCTATCGGGCTTTTTGATGTTCCGGTAGTTGTAGGAGCTATGGTAATTTATGCCTATCTGCTGGCTCTCACTCTTTTTCTTCTGGATATTCTTTACGCCGTGTTAGATCCCCGGGTGAGGGTAGGATCTGAATCAGGAGGGATTGGCTGA
- a CDS encoding oligopeptide/dipeptide ABC transporter ATP-binding protein produces the protein MILEVKDLFLYYKTGEGIVQAVDGVSFSLEKGKSMVIVGESGCGKTSLGSAILRLLPKNVELYKGVCRLKGENIMGYNDEKFRREVRWIRAALVPQGAMNALNPVVSIFDQVAEPLFVHELAEDRQEAREKVEETFDLVGIPADFLSRYPFELSGGMKQRVALAMSLITDPDIIIMDEPTSALDMLTQANIMNVLTEIKNRIDISFILITHDVSTSSEIADMAAVMYAGQIVEFTDSQNFFDTPRHPYSKSLMESVPTLKADDDSLGYIPGQPPSLLNPPAGCRFLERCPRSFAACSEEPFVFKPEKNHFVRCWLYEEC, from the coding sequence ATGATACTGGAAGTAAAAGATCTCTTTCTTTATTACAAGACCGGAGAGGGGATTGTGCAGGCGGTTGATGGAGTGAGTTTTTCTCTGGAAAAGGGCAAAAGTATGGTGATAGTGGGGGAATCCGGGTGTGGTAAAACCTCTCTGGGTTCTGCAATTCTGAGACTTCTGCCCAAAAATGTTGAACTTTATAAGGGTGTATGCAGATTAAAGGGCGAGAATATTATGGGCTATAACGATGAAAAGTTCCGCCGGGAGGTGCGCTGGATAAGAGCTGCTCTGGTTCCTCAGGGGGCCATGAACGCTTTAAATCCAGTGGTCAGCATATTTGACCAGGTTGCTGAGCCCCTGTTTGTCCACGAGCTGGCAGAAGATCGTCAGGAGGCCAGAGAAAAGGTGGAGGAGACTTTTGATCTGGTGGGAATACCCGCAGATTTTTTGAGCAGATATCCCTTTGAGCTCAGTGGAGGCATGAAACAGAGGGTAGCGCTGGCCATGTCTCTTATTACCGATCCGGATATTATAATTATGGATGAACCCACTTCGGCTCTGGATATGCTCACTCAGGCCAATATAATGAATGTTTTAACCGAGATTAAAAACAGAATTGATATAAGTTTTATTCTCATCACCCATGATGTCAGCACCTCCAGTGAGATAGCCGACATGGCAGCTGTTATGTACGCCGGGCAGATAGTCGAATTTACCGATTCTCAAAACTTTTTTGATACCCCCCGACATCCTTATTCGAAAAGCCTTATGGAAAGCGTTCCCACTCTCAAAGCTGATGATGATTCTCTCGGTTATATACCCGGCCAGCCTCCCAGTCTTTTAAATCCTCCTGCCGGCTGTCGGTTTTTAGAAAGGTGTCCGCGGTCGTTTGCAGCCTGCAGCGAAGAACCCTTTGTGTTTAAGCCCGAAAAAAATCATTTTGTCAGATGCTGGCTGTATGAGGAGTGTTGA
- the coaW gene encoding type II pantothenate kinase: METVLNVEGKSKAAGKAEKYDRTGEGHQSIFWEAKTLILGIDIGGSTTDIIGFKDDEVCGFLNVEASDPLTSAAGALGKYINKHDLSLESIDHVAITGVGASYVNKDLFHLETRRIDEFQAVGSGGAYLTSLERAVIVSLGTGTAIVHYDRGEIKHLGGTGVGGGTLVGLGDAIMGTDDYEKLIELAEKGDLSQVDLTVGDITMDNITGLNKNITASNFGNLKKDADDEDYALGIINLVYQTVGMMAVFAARNMELNDVVLTGKLAQMKIGREVLKMLKQTKLSPVEFHFPEKAEFSTAIGAAISSTD; encoded by the coding sequence ATGGAAACTGTTCTGAATGTGGAAGGGAAATCGAAGGCTGCTGGTAAAGCAGAGAAATATGATAGAACAGGAGAGGGACATCAATCAATTTTTTGGGAGGCGAAGACATTGATACTGGGAATTGACATAGGCGGCAGCACAACGGACATAATAGGCTTTAAGGATGATGAGGTCTGCGGTTTTTTAAATGTGGAAGCCAGCGATCCCCTGACGTCTGCTGCCGGAGCGCTGGGAAAATACATCAATAAACATGATTTAAGCCTTGAAAGCATTGATCATGTGGCAATCACCGGCGTAGGAGCTTCCTATGTAAATAAAGACCTGTTTCATCTGGAGACCAGGAGAATCGACGAATTTCAGGCGGTTGGATCAGGTGGGGCATATTTAACCTCCCTGGAAAGAGCTGTAATTGTAAGCCTGGGAACTGGAACTGCCATAGTTCATTATGACAGAGGTGAAATTAAGCATCTCGGCGGCACCGGCGTGGGAGGAGGAACTCTGGTCGGTCTGGGAGATGCCATAATGGGTACAGACGATTATGAAAAACTGATAGAGCTGGCAGAGAAGGGAGATCTATCACAGGTGGACCTCACTGTCGGTGATATAACCATGGATAACATAACAGGTCTAAATAAAAATATAACCGCCTCAAATTTTGGCAATCTAAAAAAAGATGCCGATGATGAAGATTATGCTCTGGGTATCATCAATCTGGTCTATCAAACTGTAGGAATGATGGCTGTTTTTGCTGCTCGCAATATGGAATTGAATGATGTTGTTTTGACCGGCAAGCTTGCCCAGATGAAGATAGGCCGGGAAGTTTTGAAGATGTTAAAACAGACCAAACTATCACCGGTTGAATTTCACTTTCCGGAGAAAGCTGAATTTTCAACGGCTATCGGAGCCGCCATATCCAGCACCGATTGA
- a CDS encoding ABC transporter substrate-binding protein, whose protein sequence is MDKNYRSIIIMLILAALLFSAVPEARAQEEVPQGGWLDSILATEIEDPAEAITRLRDGEIDIFAQALSRSDLKERVQEAEELDYIENYGSYEELTLNPAGTPEEPYFEATGELNPFARPRFREALNWLVDREYIVDEIYGGLAESKYTMLGTAFMDYSRHISTQREIEVEYSHDPDRASERIEEEMLAMGAEKVEGDWHYQGEPVTLTGLIRTEDERHEIGDYTANLLEDEGFEVERRYVTSDEASPIWMTGNPHAGEWSFYTGAWISTVVSRDEGADFDFFFTDRGLGTPLYQEYDPPEELDEAYLRLSQRDFSSLEEREKLFEKALWGSMSNAKRIWLTDSISFSPLREEIQLVHDYAGGLSGAWLWAHTLKSEDSPGGTVEVSQPSILTQPWNPTDGSNWIFDMMLIRATSEGGYTVDPYTGLHYPKNFSEAEVYIQEDLPVEQNLDWVDLERVKPEDNQVPEDAWYEWDAEEERFITAGEEFEELPRAKRRVRTKYPGDTDIYWHDGSEFSAADVVWNFIELADRASEESDIYDESKVTDYQSFMDTFLGFKIVEEDPLIIDYYSDLYYLDAELYIPSGFPLWNQGSGAWHNMNAAFRAEAEELIAHTSAKADALEIEHANYVGGPSLEYIKEQLEWMKDDNYIPYENTLGEFIDEKEAERRYENLHNWYEDKGHFWIGTGPYYLEAAHPVEGMVELERFEDYPYRADRWEFFEEPMVPRIEISAPDMVDIGEAAEFELELTHEDSPYPAEELREMTYLLFDERDNLVAEGDHFTEIEPGRWELEIPAEKTDELITGSSRLEVVVSTYEIASPVISRLEFVSVE, encoded by the coding sequence ATGGATAAAAATTATCGCTCGATAATTATTATGCTGATATTAGCAGCTTTATTATTTTCCGCTGTTCCGGAAGCCAGGGCGCAAGAAGAGGTGCCGCAGGGAGGATGGCTTGATTCTATCCTGGCCACAGAAATTGAAGATCCTGCCGAGGCTATAACCCGGCTGAGAGATGGAGAAATAGATATATTTGCCCAGGCTTTATCACGATCGGATCTAAAAGAAAGAGTGCAGGAAGCTGAAGAGCTCGATTATATCGAAAATTATGGGTCCTATGAAGAGCTGACTTTAAATCCGGCAGGAACTCCCGAAGAACCCTATTTTGAGGCCACCGGCGAGTTAAATCCTTTCGCCCGGCCTCGTTTTCGCGAGGCCCTAAACTGGCTGGTGGACCGTGAGTATATAGTCGATGAAATTTACGGAGGACTGGCTGAATCAAAATACACGATGCTGGGCACTGCTTTTATGGATTATTCCCGCCACATTTCCACCCAGCGGGAGATAGAGGTTGAATACAGTCATGATCCCGATAGGGCCTCGGAGAGAATAGAGGAAGAGATGCTTGCTATGGGAGCGGAAAAAGTCGAAGGAGACTGGCATTATCAGGGGGAGCCGGTGACCTTAACCGGTCTGATAAGGACGGAAGATGAAAGGCATGAGATCGGAGATTATACTGCCAATTTGCTGGAGGATGAAGGTTTTGAGGTGGAACGCAGGTACGTTACATCAGATGAAGCATCGCCTATATGGATGACAGGTAATCCCCATGCCGGAGAGTGGAGTTTTTATACCGGAGCCTGGATCAGCACAGTTGTCAGCCGGGATGAAGGTGCTGATTTTGATTTTTTCTTCACCGATCGGGGTCTGGGAACTCCTCTTTATCAGGAATACGATCCTCCGGAAGAACTGGATGAGGCCTATCTTCGCCTGAGTCAGAGGGATTTCAGCTCACTGGAAGAAAGAGAAAAGTTATTCGAAAAAGCATTATGGGGTTCGATGAGTAACGCCAAGCGGATCTGGCTTACTGACAGTATATCTTTCAGTCCTCTGCGCGAGGAGATTCAGCTGGTGCATGATTATGCCGGCGGGCTTTCGGGTGCCTGGCTCTGGGCTCATACTCTAAAAAGCGAGGATAGTCCAGGGGGAACAGTGGAGGTCTCACAGCCTTCTATTTTGACCCAGCCCTGGAATCCTACCGACGGCAGCAACTGGATTTTTGATATGATGCTGATAAGGGCCACCTCTGAAGGAGGGTATACTGTAGATCCCTATACCGGTCTGCATTACCCCAAAAACTTTTCCGAGGCCGAGGTTTATATACAGGAAGATTTGCCCGTAGAACAAAATCTGGATTGGGTAGATTTGGAAAGAGTAAAGCCGGAGGATAATCAGGTTCCCGAAGATGCCTGGTATGAATGGGACGCAGAGGAAGAGCGATTTATAACAGCGGGTGAGGAATTTGAAGAGCTGCCCCGGGCTAAAAGAAGAGTGCGCACCAAATATCCCGGGGACACTGATATATACTGGCATGACGGCAGCGAATTTTCGGCGGCAGATGTCGTCTGGAATTTTATAGAGCTTGCTGATCGGGCCTCTGAGGAAAGCGATATTTATGATGAATCCAAAGTAACTGACTATCAGAGTTTCATGGACACCTTTTTGGGATTTAAAATTGTTGAAGAAGATCCCCTGATAATAGATTATTATTCAGATCTTTATTATCTCGACGCTGAATTGTACATTCCTTCCGGTTTTCCTCTCTGGAATCAGGGTTCCGGGGCCTGGCATAACATGAACGCTGCTTTTAGAGCAGAAGCCGAGGAGCTGATCGCTCACACTTCAGCAAAAGCTGATGCCCTGGAAATCGAGCATGCTAACTATGTAGGAGGCCCCAGCCTCGAATATATCAAAGAACAGCTGGAATGGATGAAGGATGATAACTATATACCTTATGAGAATACTCTGGGAGAATTTATAGATGAAAAAGAGGCTGAAAGGCGTTATGAAAATCTGCACAATTGGTATGAAGATAAAGGTCATTTCTGGATTGGCACAGGTCCTTATTATCTCGAGGCAGCTCATCCGGTGGAGGGTATGGTGGAGCTGGAAAGATTTGAGGATTATCCTTATCGAGCGGATAGATGGGAGTTTTTCGAAGAACCGATGGTTCCTCGAATTGAAATTTCAGCCCCGGATATGGTCGATATCGGTGAGGCGGCAGAATTTGAGCTGGAATTAACTCATGAAGACTCTCCCTATCCGGCAGAGGAACTCAGGGAAATGACCTATCTATTGTTTGATGAGAGAGATAATCTGGTGGCAGAAGGAGATCACTTCACAGAGATAGAACCGGGCAGGTGGGAGCTGGAAATACCGGCAGAAAAAACAGATGAACTGATAACAGGCTCGAGCCGACTTGAGGTCGTTGTTTCCACCTATGAGATAGCCTCACCCGTAATCAGCAGGCTGGAATTTGTGAGTGTGGAATAA
- a CDS encoding ABC transporter ATP-binding protein: MTELRKQTDKQTVLEVEDLHTYFEIKKWGFLHEGYVRAVDGVDLEIEEGESVSLVGESGCGKSSLAKTILGIHSPREGKIKFRGKILDFDDEEIMKSYQGKTGFVQQDPYSALPPFMSIQRILEEPMIVNGIKDRSERISRIERVMQELKLTPTGDYLGKFPHMLSGGQQQRVVLARSLVLNPDLLLADEPVSMLDASVRVEILELIEKIQKERDLAVIYITHDLSTVRYFSSRILVMYGGMIVEKSPVVKLLKNPAHPYTMALLEAISEPDAANAERLKEVPPGEPPSLMDPPAGCRFHPRCRYLIDEVCRTEIPPEFEISQERSVSCWLYREGRQPEDVEL, from the coding sequence ATGACTGAACTCAGAAAACAGACGGATAAACAAACCGTGCTGGAAGTTGAAGATCTTCACACCTATTTTGAAATAAAAAAATGGGGGTTTTTGCACGAGGGATATGTCAGGGCTGTTGATGGTGTCGATCTGGAGATAGAAGAAGGGGAAAGCGTTTCTCTGGTAGGAGAATCGGGCTGCGGCAAAAGCAGTCTGGCCAAAACTATTCTCGGCATTCACAGTCCCAGAGAAGGAAAAATAAAATTCAGAGGTAAAATTTTAGATTTTGACGATGAAGAAATCATGAAATCCTATCAGGGAAAAACGGGTTTTGTTCAGCAGGATCCCTATAGTGCTCTGCCCCCTTTTATGAGCATACAGCGCATACTCGAGGAGCCTATGATAGTCAATGGAATAAAGGATAGGAGTGAAAGAATATCCAGGATAGAAAGAGTCATGCAGGAGCTAAAATTGACTCCTACCGGGGATTATCTGGGGAAATTCCCCCATATGTTGAGCGGGGGGCAGCAGCAGCGGGTGGTGCTGGCTCGTTCGCTGGTTTTAAATCCTGATCTTCTGCTGGCTGATGAGCCGGTGTCGATGCTTGATGCTTCGGTCAGGGTTGAAATTCTGGAATTGATAGAGAAGATACAGAAAGAACGCGATCTGGCTGTAATTTATATAACACATGATCTTTCAACCGTCAGGTATTTTTCCAGCAGGATATTAGTTATGTATGGAGGCATGATCGTGGAAAAATCTCCAGTTGTAAAGCTGCTCAAAAACCCGGCTCATCCTTATACCATGGCACTTTTGGAGGCTATATCTGAACCTGATGCTGCCAACGCTGAGAGATTAAAAGAAGTGCCGCCGGGAGAACCTCCCAGTCTGATGGACCCTCCGGCAGGCTGCAGATTTCATCCTCGCTGCCGGTATCTCATAGATGAAGTCTGCCGTACAGAAATACCACCGGAATTTGAGATATCACAGGAGCGCAGTGTATCCTGCTGGCTCTATAGAGAAGGGAGGCAGCCGGAAGATGTTGAACTATAA